Genomic DNA from Solanum dulcamara chromosome 4, daSolDulc1.2, whole genome shotgun sequence:
CGGATCGACCCTTTGGCTTAATGGGTCGGTGAAAAATGGGTGGAATTGGAgaaaaaatggagaagaagaggtTTACGAAGATGGAGGATTAGGGTTTTGACGATATGGGAAAGAGGGGTAACGGTGTGAGGTGATCAGAAAAGGAAGCAGCGAGGCGGATTACCAACAATAGATgcatatttataattaaaaaactactattatttaaatttttttaataaaactaaataatttattaaattgatataaaaataGTATGGAGTATTCCATGTTCACACTATGAAGAAAAAGTTTTTCTATTTGACAAATaatctttacttttttattGTAAACTATAGGTTATTTCTTAGATTAGAAAAGAGGTTGTTTTGTTTCAAGgagctgaaataagaaaatcaacattttttttatacatacaGGTGGTCAGTCATTCTCTTCAATttcactaatttttttatttttgtttttgatttgaGGCATTCGTTATCTAAAATCATTCATGGAAAGGAAGTCAAAATGAGCACAAACATAAATGACTCCCTTAATTCGTTCataattttatgtatttgacataagataatttgaaattagattaaattttaatacattcaagagtaaatttattttaaaatgatcaTCAGCTTAGCCTAGTTTAATTGCTCCATTCATTCCTTTTTTCAATCTTTTATCGTAGTTTTTTTTCGAATATTAAGCAGTTTTTAACTAGTATTTGATTGTAGATTTGGGAttagaatttgaaaaaaaaaaattcaaacatctGTTTGATCATATATTTTGGATCAACTTTAAAAATGTGTCTTCAAACATTTTCAAGTGGGTTGTTGGAACTTTCATTCAcgaaactttaaaaaaatctaaGTAAAATGCATGTTTAAatacaacttcaactttcaaaaaatataatttaaaaacaaaatcaaatttgTAAGTTCATCCCTTCAagaaaaatactcataagtccTCTATAATACCCACATGATATAATACCACATACTAATATGGTATAATAGGTGACCGACAATCTATTGCTTCAAGAAAAACACCAATCTTCTATGATACCAGCCCAGTATGTATCATATATTGGCACTGTATCATAGATAGATTCATTCAAACACTACTTAATCCTTTAAAATGTCCAGGTGATATATATCACACACTAACAAAGTATCATAGAGGACTAGttcatttctttaaaaaaacaaaaaaaaacactcCTCAATCCTCTATGATATCCATATAATACATGTCATAAACTGGGTATCATAAAGATTTAattcatttctttaataaaaacacaatttaaTCCTCTATGATACCcacattttatatatcatatactaatAAGGTATTATTAATGATTGTCTCATAtgatatatcatatattaataaaatataatagagTGAAAAAGAGCTCGATCCTCTATAATACATATatgatatacatcatatatTGAAAGAGCATCGTAAAAGACAAGTTCATTCCATCAGAAAAATACTCATATGTTCTCTTGATACCCACATGGTACATATCATATATTAAAAGAGTATCATAAAGGACTATTCATtcctcaaaaaaaatatttatcagtCCATTAtgctaaatatatatatcatattaaGAGTGTATCGTAGAGGACTGGTGCATtcctttaagaaaaaaaaagctcCCTGGTCCTTAATGATACCCTCCAAAAAGTAGTATTTTATAATAGGGTATTTTATTTAAATCTCATAGTGAAAAAgttcaattataatttattccgatttttttggtaattatccGAATTTCCTCCTTTTTCtagatttctgatacatacgaatgacgctgatacatcgcgatttgatacataagtcattttcatgatacatcgctactTGATATAAACCAaatattgtaatatcaataaaacttatgaatcaacttataacacctaatatatcatgaacacaacaaaaataacagtaaaacttatgttttactgatacattttgtgtttgatttgtatcaactagcgatgtatcatgaaaatgacttatgtatTAAATCGTGATGTATCAGGATCATTTCGATGTATCAAAAggggatttttgaaatttttacaaatggtagggaataattgaaaatataggaatataaggtgtgtaatttgataatttttcctttataataccaatatgatatatatcacatatttacattgtatcataaagaacatatcaattttttttttaaaaaaagatttgtCATTCTCTATAATACTCATAGTATATATCAGATAGATAGTGACATGGTATCGTAAATGGCATATtcgatttttcaaaaaaaaaacctataaaaatatgaaataaataaaaatagatttaaGCTCAATTTTGAGACTTcaatttttatcattattagcAAATTTTACTATgtgaaaaaaaaagatagtcattttagatataaattttgatatcatttgtatacttttttatataatttttttctattaattaaaattttaacaaTAAGTTAGTGACTTTAGTATCTTTCTTAAGTATTTCTTGTTATAGTCAAATTATTtagtttttctatattttactagtttaaaaatagttagttaatatttttatcattatattttattttaatctttgaaaaagaaagataaaaagaaaaagaaaggaaaaattacaaaaagaaaCAAGAAGATAACTCAATGGGTGTTTGGATTTACTAATTTTAAGTAGTTTTTGGCTTTTAAGctcttttatttttggtgtttggaaaaaataaaacatgctTTTAAGTACTTTCTTTTAGGTtaaaaagtacaaaaataaaCTATAAGCCAAAAGATGGATATTACCAACcaatgattttgaatttttagcttataagcaattttaaaaaaaccaaCCCAAACACCTCCTTAGTATCGAATGAAAAAGTCCTCTCTGTTTATATAATTATCGCTCTATAAAAAGATAACTTAAAGCAAATTGACTTAAAAGTTGATCAAACTTacttttaagtcatttttagctttTAGGAGTGTttgacaaaattaaaaataacttaaaataagtttaaaacAACTTTGAAAAACTTAAAAATCAAAAGTAGGACTCTTcctgttttttattttttgacttaaaagtcatttaaatttgactttttatttttttgaattaaaaatttatttttttcaaccaATCCAAACGGACTCTTAATACCGAATAAAAAAGtcttttatatttgtataataatTGTCTATAATCAAGAAGATAACTTGGAAACAGTCTACTTTTCTATAATTGTTGACAACCATTTATTCtcaaatctatatatatatatataataggagaggTGAAAACACTTACAAGTCATCAccacaaaaatataatttataaattattaacattaatttaaaatctaaaaacccaaaaaaaaattgcaaacacaaaaaaaataatctgaaAAATGCTAAATATCTATTTACTGTTACTTTAACTTTTTACcttttttggtaattcaaattttaatagtAGTTAACTACGTAatattcttcctaaaaaatgctcctaaatcatTGGAACACATTTAAAGAATAACTGAATTAtctatatgtaaaaaaaaaattctcctaaatCATTGGTATTTGAAGGATTTAATAGATTTCAGCAtctaattaataaatttaaattgataaaaCGTGTCACGAACAAATGTTTTTATATCTTAAAATagcagaaaaggaaaaaaaatcaaaacatttGTGCATCGGccattttcaataaataaaaagtaaataattCTAACTcgcagaaaagaaaaagaaaatcaaaacatTTGTGCATCAgtcattttcaataaataaaaagtaaataattCTAACtctcattaataaaaaaaaaaagaagcaaaaatagCCACTACTTAAAAATCTGTCAAATGAAGATatactttcttttttaaaacaataaaattgattttaaattttaaattaaaaattaattaatttatttttatttcaaaactgTTTTACAAAGAATATTAAAAcagttttgaaataaaaaattttaaattaatttttaatttttatataaagagagagagaagaggttatattaacaatatatatataagcgaACAAGAGTAGGACGAACGCCGCAATTACTTATTGTACCAAAAGTAATGAAAATGGTACTTTATACTTTGAAAAGCTGTTAAACATGGCTTATCATAATTTAGCCCTTTCTGGCCTAATTTGATTGTCTATGAACTGAAGTGTACCCTTTGTTGAAGTGTTGTACCTGTTCTCAATCACAtgcatttcttttttttttttgcatacaatacctgtaTTCTAGACATTAAAAGATAATATGGAAGATTATTCTCTCAAGAACCGGAGAAAGTTTACTTTGGGTGActtcatctttttcctttttttcccttcttctccttcaaagGTAATGCTGAAATCTCTACTtttttccataattttttttgttgattgtTTGTGGTAATTGTAAAAGCTTTTCTTTATTTCCTTagctcttttctttttatttttaaaaaaatgtttcaAATTTAGCTCTTCTTTGATGGTATGTGataaatttactatttttttggaGTAGTTTATtgtgaaattttatggtttcaTGTtcctaatttgatttgatttactTCATGGATGTTTGGAAAATTGGTTCCCCCTCTGTAGCTCTTGAAATTGCAGACACACATTAGATAGATGGAAATCATTTCTTATGCACTTGATCTGTTTGATAGTATACCAAAGTAAATTTCCGTTGGACGTTTCTTTATATTTGAGGTGAATGAGAATTCATCTTTGAACTTATGTTTATATGAACCAAAATAGGTCAATAAAAGGAGAGGTAAAATACAATTAGATCTATTATCTCAATCACGTTGTCTTCCTCTTTGGTTACTCTTAATAAAAGGCAATCAATAAGATATCACACCTGTTTCTATGGATCGAAAATCAGGCGAAAAACCTCTTCCTTTGATCCTAATGGAAGGTACTAATTAACTTCTGCATAAGTAAAGTTCTACTCTTAATTATTTAGTCTGTGTTTTTCGAAAGTTTTCATTGATGAGTGTGTACTTATCTTTTCATTGTCTTTTGGATCGAGAAGTTATCACCGATGCGACTCATGAGTATGAAATTCATTGTTATGTGCAGAATGCATGTCGAAATATAATAAGCGACTTCTTGTAACTGTATATATTAATAAATGAAAAGGGTCATGATTTGGGAACAAAAAATAGTTTGGTCATAAAGCGATACTTGATGGAATTTTTTCAATGTTCTTATATTTCTAATTGAGCAAAAAGATCATAGTATATCACAAGAGTAAATCTTTATGCACCTCCTTATTCATATAATTGCCTTCATTATCTGGTAGACTTTTTGATGTCTGAAGCTGTTTTTAAATTGTAAAAATTAAATTCTAACACACACACtacaattatattattttcctactcttttttaaataacaaaaatgtcttaaaatttatgaatttcgtTTATATTACGAAAAATTCACTAAAGAATATATAAGAAATTAATTGACATAAAGCTAGTTGTCAATAGTCTGTCCTTGATCTTTGAAAGTGAAAAAACATTCTTCTTTGTGAATgcattttatctttttattcttcTAAGTCCACTATATATCTATATTCGCTTCACGGtgttaaaaatttataatatttaactGTTGTGGCTCTTTGGCTCTCCTTGCCCAGATTATTATGAAGATATCTTTAATAGACAAATGGCTCTAAGATTCAATATTGAAGGAATAACAGAGACACACCCAATTGGACTTGTAAAGTTTAAATTGTGGACATGAGTTGAGCGTGACAAagtatggagaagaaaattaggtttcaaaatttgattttgcAAGATGAACAAGTACTCTCGCTTATAATTGTGACATCCCATCTTATATGCATAATTATACTATTCATTTGCATCTCTAAAAGTACGTCAACATCGACTTTTCAGGAGAAACAAATCAGGGCAGTTGTATATGGTAATGATATTGACTATTATGCAGAGAAACTTAGACTGTTAAATACATATCTAATTTTCACTGTCAGAGTCAAAGTTTCACCAACTTCGTACGGAAGagtgataaataaattttactgGGTGCTTGATAAAGAAACTTTAATTGAACATGTCGAACTAACTGACGAGCTTGAGAAATCACTGTTGCCTCCGACCAAGTTAAATATCACATCTTTTGGTAGTATTGCTCAAATGACTCCAGGTCCTGCTGTGGAAATTGGTATATCCCTCCTACCAAGCATTAGATGGCTAAAATTTATGCCCTGACATGCAAAGAACtcatatttctttatttattactatCAGATATTATGGAAATTGTTCTCCATTGTGGCCTTTCAAAGTATGCAAGCCGTAGTCAAAATAGGTGTCGTGAGGTTATTGTTTCTGATGATCAGTAAGTACAACCTTCTGTGTTATACATTGTTATTTACGTTTTCAAATTTTTACACCATCTTACAATAGATTctgaaaaaaaagatattttttttcttctagacAAAATCAATTTTTGCTCACTTTATGGGACGACTTAGGAGAAATTGAAGGAACTGAATTGGAGGATAAAATAGAAAAGGATAAAGAATTTCCTATAATCCTTGGAAGGAACATTGGAATATCTCCTTATCAAGGTATGAATGAATTACAATATTATACGTAAATATCACCCTTTTACACCATACACTATTACACTATCATTCTATATGTACAAGTTTATCATTGCAAACTAAATTTAACTCCACAATCCGCATAAATCCTACTTATTCACGGGCATTAGAGCTCATCAGCTGGTACTGACTTCTTACTTTGCATCTCTACCTTCAGCGTgccataaataatatattttatatatataataattcatTTGGTGTGACAATAGGGCAAAAACAAACAAAGtcattgtaacacccctcaaaatttttcccaagattcgggccttctttgtacacgtgtggggcccatcgtatttatttcgaagtacgtgcttgagttaagatgattccttgaggagtttaagagcgttggaggtgatgtggggtcattgaggacccctaggaccgagctaagtccaaaagatccgtcgtggctaagtttaggacgagttcacgtaagggtcgactttcaatgaccctatcGTTTGAAAGACTTCAATccaggtggcccacgacctatcaaattaaaggtcgtcgagtcttctttctaacgccaccaagaacgtagattttggagttcggggccaaaagatatgacgatccgaagacgaactagcacgacagggacttcattttggcctgggttaccactgctggggaaatggccctggcgccgtaagggcgcgacgcgccactatcgtgccaggaacatgcctcagtagtttggtccctggcgcgacgcgccactaaaagtgtgtagggtttttcaggccaaattcccagaatttggagcaataggcttggcgctgtaagggcgcgacgcgccactatcgcgccagaaacatgcctcagtaattTGGTCCCCgacgcgatgcgccactaaaagttgtgcaggttttaagcgtaattggccttggcgctgtaagagcgcgacgcgccactatcgcgccaagagcatttttgcctaattttcagaatttggaggaagggcaatttgggaaatttcccaaattatatatacacaaaccttgtatattttgggaccatttttcttCAGCCccattctctctctagaaaaagccctagctcctctcccttctctcttcccttcttctccatttccaaccaaaaaggagtccaagagcttcaagacctcaagctcccattgaagacccaacatcaaggttttttcaaagtcttcactaagatatgtaaggctaaccaaaacatgggttgagtccacccatgtgccctattcttgtgatgaggttagatatccatgaaaatggagtttttgGTATGgcacatgtttgaatgagttttgtttccATTTTGTTTAAGTATTTATGTGCCAATGTTGTTGAACTAAGAgattcctaaaatgagcccttatgtaagtatgagatgatgaggaaatgagttgctaaatatgttttgttggtcttgttaattatatagattctataaagtatactattttcttaaaaatattgcctattataagaatgtcgatttgaagtcttggagatgtgatgagtcacaaagatttttttttcaaatagatggaggtaatgattgattttatatctagatgatgttatatatgtgcatttaaagcttccttgaagatatgattgagattgagcattgagattgagatttgattgtgatagagttgatgagtcgacaaggttgtaatgagacttgttgatatgagttgatttagttgagttgatggagttttatgagcattgagtcttgggaggattatcgagcaccgaattgggcaagagtatagtccatactcgaacccaatacctgtgttgccaaacgtaggggggattgaactgttaaagtcgaatgcttcctcgagagcttttgtcctgacattataggacctggttggattggatccatgagtgttcgtcgttcatgccctggcaaagtatgaacgggcgtggcaacgacgtcgtttcgttgtaccttcactggctcataagtgttggttgtcggttaagagaaactcccaaataagttttgatagcactctgagtcagattgagttgaattgtatatgattggtccagtctaaatcatactcttgtttagacttaggacatttgattgagttgtcattccttttgagttgagctcccgagttggttgaattattcttccttgatgttcgttgtattcggccattttacatactcatacattccatgtactgacgccatttggcctgcatcgtttcatgatgcagagacaggtactagagatcatcaaccggcgctccgttgaagatccacttacacttccagccagtcggtgagtcctcctagttcccagaGGATATTAGGCCTTCCTGTACAGTTCTTGAttgtccttttttttatttagattgtcggtagccatgggcttgtcattggcaccttttagacttgaatagaggcttcatagactgagatgtgaggaggtcgagcggtcatcttgaggatttctattttgattatcgtcttgattgtaaatgtttggccttcggcccttatgatatgagaagtatttcttaaattgagttttctgctaatagaatgtgcttgaatgaatgagtgattgtaccaagtggttcgctcggaggtcagagatggccttcgggtgccggttacgtctagggtaccctccctgggcgtgacaaacatggtatcagagcacagagttcaagtgtcctagggagtctatgaagtcgtgtctagtagagtcttgcttatgggtgtgttgtgcaccacacttatgagcaggaggctataggacattaggaattgtttcacttccttcatactctgaattcgtgcgatggagttgaactccatgaaacttcctttctaattcgtgcgttcatACGTTACAgctaatgcctcctaaacgtaccgctagccagaggaatgttgataatgcagggatgccacagtcagaggcacgcccagcaagggctagaggccgactcGCGAGAtttgcggaggcacctcaagtgccatctactccacctgcacccacatcagaagctgaatttcgaggggcaattgccatgctcactcaactaatggCCGCCCGAAGCGGCAATCaaagttcgccgactctcagctctagttcccaggagccatctgctgccactagaattagaggctttctgaggatgaacccaccggcatttacgggttctaaggttgatgaagatccccagaatttcattgatgaaatgtggaagattctaaaagctatgcacgCTACAGAAATCGAgagggtcgagttggtgtcttatcaactcaaagatgtggcaaacatttggtataaccaataggAGCAGAGTAGgggtgaagatgctgaacctgctagatgggatgaattcgagggagtttttcttgaccacttctttccccgagaattgagggaagcgaaggtggaggaatttgttaatctgaagcaggaaggtatgtcggttaaggagtatggcctaaggttcatccagctgtccaggtatgctccagaaatgattcctaatgtgaggtcgaagatgaggaagttcgtctccggattagggaggcatgtgaagaaggaatgcaaggcagcattgttgatctcggatatggacctttccagattaatggtgtatgctcaacaggtagaggaggagaagaggaaagacaaagaagagcacctgagcaaaaaggcaaggtcatctaggcatgagaatgagcagaggcaaagcaagggcaacaggtccttcttccagaagaggccttccacctatgcctcatctaccgccagtgcaccgatgccgcaggacaggtatgatcggcagggacaaagtcgccagaatttcagaccccaggtttctcaatccccggccagtgtaagtcagggttcgaagggaaagccaccatgcggcaagtgtggtaggctacacttgggagaatgcaaagcaggaagggttggttgctataaatgcggccaaatgggccatcttctgagggagtgtccaacatgggggaacaggGCCCAGTCCTCTGCCATCGCACCACCATCTAGAGGAAATCAGAGGGGCGCTActccaggtacgagtggaggtacaaaccgcctatatgccatgggtagtcgccaagatcaggagaactctccaaacgtcgtgacgggtatgattcgagtctcttcctttgattgttatgtattgatggatccaggtgccaccttatcttttgtaactccctatgtggctagtaagttcaataaaatcctTGAACATCTTCTTGAGCCCTTttgtgtggccactcctgtcggtgattctgtcttagctgagagagtctatagagattgcactgtgtcaattcatcacagggacaccttggctgacttggttgagtttgacatggttgatttcgacgtgatccttggTCTGGACTGGATTTATGTCtgctatgcctctattgattgtagaactcaaattgtcacattcagattcccgaatgaggctgtcataggaTAGAGGGGTAGTCCTATTGcacctaagggtaagtttatttcataccttagggccaggaagctaatctcaaaagggtgtatctatcaccttgtccgagtgaaagatgacagcattgagtctccatcccttgagtcggttccgattgtcaatgaatttctggatgtctttcctgaagatctgcctggagtccctcctgatagggagatcgacttcgagattgatgttcttcctgatacccagcctatctcaattcccccatatagaatggctccggccgagttgaaggagttgaaggagcagctgaaggacttgttagataagggattcattaggccgagtgtctcgccatggggtgctccggtcctatttgtgcagaagaaggatgggtcccttagaat
This window encodes:
- the LOC129884148 gene encoding replication protein A 70 kDa DNA-binding subunit B-like is translated as MALRFNIEGITETHPIGLEKQIRAVVYGNDIDYYAEKLRLLNTYLIFTVRVKVSPTSYGRVINKFYWVLDKETLIEHVELTDELEKSLLPPTKLNITSFGSIAQMTPGPAVEIDIMEIVLHCGLSKYASRSQNRCREVIVSDDQQNQFLLTLWDDLGEIEGTELEDKIEKDKEFPIILGRNIGISPYQGMNELQYYTLSLQTKFNSTIRINPTYSRALELISWY